Below is a genomic region from Rosa chinensis cultivar Old Blush chromosome 5, RchiOBHm-V2, whole genome shotgun sequence.
TTGAGCGAGTTAGGctgtgttcgagcaagttggatGTAGTTGAGAGGATAGGCGTTGTGCGAGCATGCTGGGCATAGCCcaagcaagtcgtggccatgctcgatacccaagcgagtcatAACCTAAGCAATTCATTTAACTgggcatgtttaattaagtcatagGTGCCAGAAGCCTCTAGATgtggcatagtttgtttaagtgAGTGTCACATTAAATTGATTTAAGCATGGCATGTGGATGGCGAGCGGAGCATGTCTAGTGGTGGATGACTAGCGGTGGATGGCTAGCGGAGGTTGTCCAGCGGTGGATGGCTAGCGGAGGTTGTCCAGCGGTGGATGGCTAGCGGATGTTGTCTAGCCGTGGATGGCTAACGGAGGATGTCCAGCGGTGGATCGGATGGCTAGCGGAGGTTGTCTAGCCGTGGATATCCAGTTGTGGATGTTCAGCGGTGGATGGCTAGTAGAGGTTGTCTAGCCGAGGATGTCCAGCGGTGGATGGCTAGCGGATGATGTATAGCTGTGGATGGCTAGCGGAGGATGTCCAGCTGTGGATGGCTAGCGGAGGATGTCCAGCCGTGGATGGCTTAGCGGAGGTTGTCCAGCCGTGGATGTCCAGCAGAGGTTGTCTAGTCGTGGATGGCTAGCAGAGTTTGTTCAGCCGTGGATGTCCAGTGGAGTTTGTCCAGCCATGGATGTCCAGCGGAGGTCCAGCAATGGATGTCCAGCAGAGGCTAATCAATTGGTGTTGCTCTTGTTGTGATTACTTCACTCTTGGCGAAACATTGGTCGATGACGGAGTTTGATCGATAATCATAGTTGGTTACTTGGCTTCGTAGAGCATGATGACTCAGAGAAGTCTGATCACTTGATGCCTCACTTGATGTCGACAAGAGACACATGGGTGCCTAGCGATATacttctgggtgtccagagtaaatagGCAgccaatagtttttttttttttagtggtgTAGCGTTGACCAACTTTGAGTTGGCACTGACCAGAGTTGGTCAATGTTGACCAGCCTTGGTCGGTGTTGACCGAAGTTCATGTTACGTGatgaagcctttgtgttggcttctcacagacggcgccaatatTAATGTAGGTGACCGAGGGGTCTATTTAACGTTTAGAGAAAGGGAGAGTGAGAAAGagaagacacaagaagtatagtggttcgtctccctccttagcgggagactacgtctacttgaaagcttaactatgtgtgttgggtcttgcggcccaagaggattacatgaAATGTAATGGTAtgatgagtaagtgggaaggagtctcctttatAGGGGAGGGAGGCTCATTCCTTTacatcactactagaattctgttcatttacatcagtacagaaccgatgtaaaactaaattctgaccgatgtctttgtggctgatgtaaaagatatagacatcagtataagcaCGTTTTTACCCGATGTCCCAGACAACAACTAACATtgattctaaaaaataaatcgatgtataatcatcataatcttatatgttaactatatttaattcttcatattttcacattttatgcttaataaagtatatctCGAACAATACCTAAGTGAACATTTAAATCGATTACAATTTCGGAAATGATGTCTAATACACTCGTagacatcagtctccaaaaaaTACTACATGATCGTGTCCATTTTTACATGCATCTTGCCGCATTATTCTCCTCAGAACGATGTATGTACCTTTACGTAACATCAGTTAATCTATTAAGAATGATGTTTTATGATACTAGGAACATCGCTTTTCTTTAGTTGAAACGATGTCTAGTAGTTTTGTAGACATCTTTTCTATTTTACAAAACTGATGTTCTGTATTTCACGGTAAATCGGTTTACTTTATAACAGCTGATTTGTATGTTGACAATAGATAACGGTTTGGTGTTTAGATATCGATGTGCCTTGGTTTTGTGTACATCGATTTTTTAGTGACATATCGATATGTTCATAATCATGAGACATCAGTCCAGTTTTAGGTACTGATTTGTAATCTTTGAATTGACATCGTTTTCTTTGACATTGGTGTTTTGTTTCCCATTTATATACATCagttcatatatataagaaTGATGTGCAAGTAACCATCTAGCTGGTGGTGGTTGGAAAAGATCTAGAAATACATTTCTCATATATCATCCAAAAATTGGGGCTTTCCATTCATTTTCTCATCTTCATTCATGATTCTACATAATTcacaaaccaaaaccccaaaacctacaaaggctAGCCCATAAACATAATAGAAACCAACTATATCAGTTCTACATATATACACCAAACTTTCcttcaaagcaaaaactagcTAGCCTTACTTAAAAATTTCTTCGTAGCCACAAGTCCTACACCTAACTCTGTATATAATCAGCCACTTCACTGCGCACCTCGTCAATTTGAGCTTGGATATATGATTTGCGCGTCTTTACCGCCCACTAGAAATGTATTAAAGAACATATAAGTCACAATTGGGCTTAACAAGCTAATACTTAATTAAACCAAAATGTTCTTCATAATAATGCATATACGTACCTTGGTTGGAAATGAAAGTGTCTCATCCTCTATAATTTGCTTCATATATCGCATAACATAATAACCACACTCAACCCCACCCGGTTGTTTAGGTACGCCCTATTTATTCAAAGTATTGAATTAAGGCATATATCGACATACTAGATGTAATGTATTATCTCAGCCAATTAAACACATGTATAAGCCTTACCGGAAGCGGTTTTACTTTAGGCAGTTTGTTGACCCTTCCAGTTTCAGCATTGAAGGTTTTCACCGCACTACACAACCATATTATCATTACCCAATTTAAATGCTACTTGGTCGAATATGTAAAAAAACAGCTCAATGTATATAATGTAATACTTACTTCATCACTGAGGTCTCCCATTCTTTGTAATGGACTGGTTTTGGCAACGGATCCAACATGTAGATTTCACCTTCCCATAGGATAGTTAATATCTAATGCTGCCTGCAATAAAAATGAAGTCAACATTATGAAAAATATAAAAGCAGTTTCATAAAGTATACTAAAAATATTGCAGCATTACCCCGGATTATAAGGCATAAAGAAAATATGATCAGACTTTCCCTCTTTTAACCGATCAACTAAGTACCGCACAAAGTCTGGTCTTTGACAATTATATATAGCTGCCGGATCAACAAAAGCAAAGGTGTCCAAAAGGTCCCTTTCAGTAATAAGTTCATGCAAGTACCTGTGTCAAAACCCTATAATCCATATCACATTTCCAAATATAACCATTTGCTAGACTAGAATAAATATGTTCGAATTTTTCCACAAATATCTAGGATCATATATAGTTGAAACTTGGCTGATATCACTTAATTTGAATTGTTGCAtaaacaaaataagaattatTTGCACTAGAGAAAGTGAAGCTTACCCTTCATATGCTGCTATAACTCCTTGGCCAATCCACTGCATCTCCAACAGATTAATCACATTCTCAGACAAGATAAAGAGTTGTGTGGGTTCGCCAAACACTTCTTTAGAAAACACCATGCTTATTGAGCTCCCCGTTTCTTTCATGATAGTTGTTGCATGTTTATACAACAACTTGCAGCGCTTCGGCACCCACGGATTAATCTCAACTTGATCAAACAATGACTTGAAGAATGGaggattcttcttctttttctgcaaaACCCCGTAAATTTTACATCATTAATACCACAACCCAACTGCCATTATCTATTGGTAACAAACTTCTGCCACTATTCTTCCATAACAATTGAACTGTCATAAAACCACTATTCTTCCATAACAATTGAACTGTCATAAAAGATGCAACAACATATTGATGTAATTAGAGCTGCACCTTGTTTTctataaaaagataaaataaattaatgaaTAATCAATGAAATGTTATGATAAAGATGAGAAACTTTGGCATTTATTTGGTGTTGCAGATTCAACTTGCTGATAACATAAAGCTATACttttagttttggttttctctcaAGTGGTAGCATATATTGCATTCAATTGCTAAAAGATGCAGCATATATATAACATGTAGCAATTAAACAACACCTAAGCCAATAAACTAATCATAAAATGTACCTAAGCCAAAACCTACCGAAACAGAAAACTCATCAACCAAACGTACCTTAACCATTGTCCGCACAACAAGATCGTTAGGCCAAGCTACGTGACTCCCAAGAGCTTCCCTAACGAATTCCATCTCACCCTCGATGGGAAAAGGAAGCACCGCATCTGGTTTTAGTATAAATCCACCAATACACGAACAGTTCCCTCCTTAAGTGGAACTCCATGCAGTGTCTTGCTTAGTTCCCCCTCTTCGAATACGGAACCGAAAGCAactatattatttatattatccACTGCTAGCTCACATACCCAGGCACCCTAAGaggggaaaaagaaagtgaTCAAATCTACCAAAGGTTTAAAGCATAATTTATATGCAACTATTAGAATTCACATAAAACTACATATATTGCTACCTTTCCAGGAGTAGGTAAAATGTCACATTCCTCCATATTTTCCATGACCTTGGCATCATTATGATCAGATTTGTCAATTCTTGATTTATCATGGAAGCTGCCTTTGTCGGATATAGGGGAAATGACATTATCCCCGGTGGCAGGCGGATGCATGGCTGTCTTCCCTGTTACTAGTGCTTCTAGTTGTGCAATCCTTTGGTATAACATGGCTTCCGTCTTTGCTTGCTGCGCAAGAAGCATTTTCTTTGTGTCCTCCATCTCTTTATCACGCTCCTTATCACGGGCCAACATATCTgcctttgtaattcgaatccttttcttctttggcaGATTAAAGTAGGAGGATGGGTTGACGAAGCCTCCAACACCCCTCACCCTACCCGAGTGTTCAGGAGTGTCTAGAGCTTGAGACAAGACATCACTACTCCCTGAGATTTCCAACTCACCTTTactcttcttctccaacagTTCATCCTAATCAAATATGTAAACACAAGTTAGATGAGGTGATGATACACCTTAAATTGTCAACCATATCTAAGCGGGCAGCCACActatcttttgttttagaagGCATATTTAGTAGTGTACCTATCACACTCTCACAAACATTCTTCTCAATATGCATTACATCGAGAGCATGGCGAACATGAAGAGATTTCCAATACTCCAAGTtaaaaaaaatggattttttCTTCCAAGGAGTACAGGTAGAATATGAGTTCTTCTTATTTTTTCCCTTTCCGTACTCATAGTTAATATCTTCTACCCTCTTTAACACATCCTCTCCGGATAACGGTGCAGGTGCAACTTCAAATTCTTGCTCATTATTAAAAGCTTTTTCTGCCTCCGGTAAGGATGATGACGTGGCAAGTACTTGCGATGGCAGCTATAAGACATTTTCCTACTGTGGGGCAAATGTGTGGCTGAAGTTTTGTCACCACAAATTGGACATGCTTTGTATCCTTTAGTGGTGCATCCTGATAAGTTTCCATATGCGGGGAAGTTATTGATGGTCCACAATAAAACAGCTCTTAGTGAGAAATATTCTCTTCTGTGTGCGTCATAGACATCATGAACTCCTTGCCACAAACTttgcaaatcatcaatcaaaggCTCCAAGTAGATATCAATGTCATTTCCCGGTTGTTTCGGACCAGATATTAATAGAGATAACATCATAAACTTCCTCTTCATACATAACCATGGAGGAAGATTGTAGGTCACCAATATTACGGGCCAACAACTATACCTACTACTTAGAGAACTATGTGGATTAATACCATCAGCTGACAAAGCCAACCGAAGATTTCTTGACTCTGCAGCAAAGTCAGGCCATTTATAATCTACCAACTTCCATGCGGGAGAATCCGCTGGATGGCGCATGTGTCCATCCTTAATTCGCTTGTCCTCATGCCAATTAAGCATTTCAGCAGTGTCGGCTGATTTGAACAAGCGTTTGAATCTAGGAATTATGGGAAAATACCACAACACCTTCGCTGGTTGCCCCACTTTAACAGTTTTATCCTTCTTTAGCTTCCAACGAGACAAACCACACTTAGGACAAATGATCTCAACGGAAAACTCTTTCCTATACAATATGCAGTCATTAGGACATGCAtgaattttctcatattgcagCCCTAAATTACTGAGAGTCTTCTTTGCCTCATATAGACTTTGAGGGAGTACATTATCTTTAGGAAGCAATGACCCAACAGTGGAAAGTAACTCAGAAAAGCAAGTATCACTCATACCGAACCTAGCTTTCAAGTTATGAAGTTGCACCAATGAATCTAACTTAGTGCATTCACTATTTTCAAATAAAGGTCTCTCTGCATCCTCAACAAACTTATTAAACTCAAATGACTCCTCATCATAATCACCCTCATTAAAGGCTGCTTGACACATATCAACAGTTTCAGACCCAACTTGATGGTTTTGGTTTGCCCCAAAACCACCAGGCGTACTACCAAAGGAGGACAAAGAGGGTTCTCCATGCCATATCCAGCTTGTGTAGCTCAAACAAAAGCCGTAATCATACAAATGGCCCCTAATCACTTTACTagacttttttttaaaatttacacATCTTGAACAAGGGCAAGGAATTCTTTTACGGTTACTAGCATTTTCTTcagcaaaaataaaaaaattctccACACCTAATTGGTACTTCAAAGTATCCCTATCTTCATTAATCCAAGATTTATCCATTGCTAAAACATCatgaaaaagtaaattaatttaACCAATCAAAACTGGACAGCAAACCAAAGATGAATTACAATCGGTCAACACTTCATATACATATTCAAGACAGATTTTCAACTTGTCATACAGTTCATGCACAAATAAAAGACTCATAATCATCACTTCAAAAATTTCATACACCAATCATCAACTGAAAATTAGCTAAACACTTCACACAGTTGATAAACAAACCAAAGCAGAAGAGTTGGGTTACTAACCTGAACAGTTGGATTTCACTACTCAACACTAGTTTCGCCTTAAAGACCCACTCTTAACCTGCTGCTCCTTCCAACCAACTTGGTATCTTACAATTTATTAAGATAACCAAGATCAGATTATTGCAATATTAAAATTGAATAGGACTTTACTACAACGACATAagattatgaaaaaaaaaaacagtccaATGATAGTTCAGTTCATTCTTTTAAGTCATAGTGCACCTCTATATACTACTCAACATATTTATTCATTATAGGATAGATATAAGTTCCACAACCGACTATGTCTAAACTGAACAAGAACCCAATATATAGAGCTAATATGATCCAAAAAACATAGATTTCAGAATCATTATGTAGTTGTAagttttaaaacaaaaacaaagagttGAGACCAGCTCAAGTAAAACGAGATTTGTTTGATACGTTTGGTTCAACCTAATAAATGAGACATGTATTGGGTTACGGATTAAAAAAATagtagagaaagagtaaaggcATGTGcacacaaaacaaatacaaCAACATTATTCTCTTTATAAGGCTCCAAGAATCAACATTGAATGAACACTTACCATCAACACGTGCAATGGTTGCTTCTCATTTATGCAGGCTTGACAAAGGGTTCATCCAAGTTGCCTAATGCACGCTGTTTAAATTCTTGCAACTGCGTAATTTGAAACGGGTGAGTTAGATAAAAATATCCACAGAACACAGCAATAGGATAAGAGGAATGCAAACCATGTGAGTGACGAACCTAAAAGAAATGCAAAGTACtaagaaggaaagagaaaaagaaaaaaattaactccacaacaacaacaacagatgaagaaatcaaaagCTGCAAAGGTAGGGTTGAGCTGTTAAGAGCAATAACAACATTTAAACTATAACTCCATAACTCATCTTTTAGTCCCTCACTTTAAAATTATTCCCCAAAACCTTCTTCACACTTAGACACAGAAGATGTTATGGAAACAATGCAGGTACTAAACAGCTTTAGTTCCTTACTTTGAGATTGAAAACTAATAACTTTTAACTGAAAATCCATTGAACTTCTTAATCTCCTAACCACTATCCTTATATACAACACATATTTGGATTCTACATCAACAACAATTAAACATCGTTTGATTTGATAAGAGAAAGAGGCTTAATCCAATATCGAAAGTAACATTCCTAGTCTCTAATAATGGTCATATACAAATGAATCAGAGGAAAGAGTAGTTAACACTTGTACTGTTTAGGTGGATAGTCACTCAATAGGACCAGACACACATTAAGTCTTCCAAAAGATCCCACATATATGAAAGTAAATAAATGGAGAAAAAGGAGAGGCAGCTATAGCTTTACATTGCATCTCCCGTTCACTAGGGCAATAATAAACTCTACCAACTTTTACCAAAAACTATAGCATTCGGACTACCAACAGAGAAGGAGCATATATTCAGATTGGAGTAAATGTAGAGCTCAGGAAAATTCCTCACAATCTAAACCATTCCGTATGGGCTAATAGTTCTAGAGTTTCTACAAGTCACCACTAGCTCAAAACCTTTTAACATAGCCAATACTAGCTAGGAATTCATTAATTACTAAAGTTAATTCAGGCAAAGCAAAAACATATCGATATTCAGATATTCAACAAACAAATAAGCTTGCAAGTCAACAAGTTCTCTGCCATTTTGAATTGCTAAGCAACCTATAACACAAAAGCTGAAAGTTTTGCAGCAATAAAATGCAGAGGCAAACATAACACAATTCAGAAAACACACCAAAGAATCTGCAAACAAAGAGAAACGACACCTCATTTACCCCAAGCTAACATCGGGTTTGCCGAAATATcacaacaaaaacccagaaatctatCTAAACTCTAAACCATCTAACATCAACTACTTGCTCAAAATTCCAATACAAAAACCCACATCGATTCAGTACCATTTAAATTTAATCTGAGCAGTACCTGAAGTGGTTGAGTTGAGAGAGAAATCCTCCAGGGAGCAACGATGTTTCGATACAGGAATCCGTTGGGCTTTTCTTCAAACTCGAGTTGCAGCCCTGTATTACCAGTCGGTCAATTTGGTACCAAATTCATAAAAGTTGGCTGCTTTGTATCTGAAGAACTTGATAAAAGTTGGACAACTTGATACTAAAACTATCATACTTACAAAGATTACTTCGTCTCCTTAAAGAGTCCAGATCTGCACCTTCGACAATCGCCCTGTATTACCCAGTGGCCTCCCGGTCGTTCTTTGAAGCCACTAGCGCCGAATCGCTGCCGATTTCTTGCAGTTGCCGACCTTTAATTCGAGAGACTAAGACGGAACATCGCCGTTTAGAAAAGCCTGGATgatgtcctcctcctcctcgtagAACAATGCTTGGTCGGCGTCGACATTCTTGGTTTGGCGGGGGGAGGGCAACAGCGAGAGTTGATGAAGTGTAGCAGCGGACGTTGTCGTAGTGGGAGGCGCGTAAGATGAAGGACTGGATGAAGGTTAACAATGGCCGCGAGTTCGACTGAGTCGAGTTTTGGGAGGAGCTCGAGTATGGGTTCAAAATGGAGGCCGAGACTGAGCTTAGCCTCTTAGGGtttgagttttggttttggggtcGGGCCGGGtgctttttttttctaagtgtgaAAATTTTAAGTTTTCCTCCCCGCGTCCTTGATTTCATTAAAACACTTAGCGCGTCCACGAAAATgaggttcccgcaaattttcaaacaaaacttttaacaccggtcattttaagaaccgatgttaatgttatacatttaaatcggtatttttcTAAAACGATGTTAACTTACTTTTTTACATCATGTGCAAGTCTAACCGATGTAAATGAcgtgatgtaaatgaacagatttctagtagtgcaTGTTCTTCAATGTTGGGACAAGAAGTcccattctagtctagaaataCATATTATGGAGGCATATTGGCAAGGCCAGAAAGGTTGCTTCCCGTTGAGGTCTTGGCCACTTTCGACTACCATGGGGTAGGTTGTATGTCGAGCTATGGTATGCATGTCGCGGttggccccaccatggcttgtgggcccccctaagaaggtgttacttatgcttggtgatataGCAAACTAGCttactagtagaggtatctatagtgtgctttcatgcacCCTTTATGCCTAAacgtaatcaatctctaggaaaaacttcatgtcatggaaaacacataactcaaattgattaggtctaagtaatgcattcaactattgacttagaatatgagaatgacaacatgaaattGCATCAATTtgtaaacaaaagcatcaatccaagcaagtttggctagggctttcaacccaagccccaactagttcactactcacacatagctagatacacaagctttaacattctattaaacatcaaatacataaagagatagggagtaaagggtgactattgatgatgccggaagaggtggtggagatgggtctccaagaacatgatgtggtggtagtcacctccttctccttgctctaagctcttgatattggtaagaaaaatgaaatctgaaatctctaaggtgagttgtggtgttgaatggtggaggaaatggaggttgtagtggtggaaatggaggttttagagggggagatggtggttttagtggtgaaaatggtggtgtcttctctagagagtaaatggatcttggataggatgaagatgattgaatggagtcaagaatgttGAAGAATTAGTCTTTGGCCTCTCTTTGATCAACTATGTGTGTCCTCTTTGGTCTCAAAGTGTGCAAGAGTTGCTCTttcaccattgtcccccaaatggtcccaaattggcaaggtgacaaaaggacaaggtgtagggagatgtttgaatttcaagtgatgggagattctcacaaCCACAGTCCTCCTTTGTTGGATAAaggaccctccatgagtggcggcttgCCGGAAAAGTTTGCCTAAAAAGTCGCAGGAAAAGTTCGCTGGAAAAGTcgatttgtaatttttttccaATCTCCgagtcttcttcccctagcttcaaatatccgcatttcaagcctcatatagtcattttattctcaatgcaaggtttcctacaaataaaaggaaatggattaaaaaaggtaaaatagcatggaagacaaatcaattttcataattatggggcacaattgcataagtaatttgtgactcaacaattATGCTCAATATACGACACAAAGCCACACTTTGGTATCAACTGTGCAAGAAAAATCTCCTTAACTGGGGACTTCGGAGGCTTGTAGATACGACCTATCGCCAAACATAATTAGCAATGGTTATGCTCATGCCTTATGGCATCACCCTCGAGCTACCCATTCATTCCATATGGCACGCTCGAGCTCTTTGCTTATGCTTTATGGCCACCCTAGAGCTTATGCTTATGTCTCATGGGCATCTCCGAACTTTACGCTTTTGCCTTCTAGGCACTCTTGCCTTCCCACCATCTCTGAACTTAATGCTCTTGCCTCCCTGACACCCCTAGCTACCCGTTCTTGCATTCTCAGCATCCCAAAGCCTAATGTTCTTGCCTTCCCCACATCCCTTAGCTTAATGCTCTTGCCTTCCCGCCATCTCTGAGCTACGCACTCTTGTCTTCCCCGCACCCCTGGGCTTAATGCTATTGCCTTCAAGGCACCCCTAAGCTACCTGCTCTTGCCTTTCTGACATTCCCGAGCTTAATGCTCACGCCTTCTTGGCACACCAGGTGTTATACTCATGCTTTCCTAGCACTCCCAAGCTATattcatgccttctcggcatagctcacgttaatggaacattgaattcttctactaTTATTGATTGCAACAATGGAATTGTTTTTACCATTAATGTGATAAAACATTAAAGCTAGCATAAACATTGGCATACTCATGACCCATGAGTTATAGCTTGGGTCGACCCGGTCAAGTTAACCTCCTTAACTTGACTTCGTTCACTTCCACGTGACAAAGAGTCCTCCTCGTAAACTGAACTCTCATTAACGCAACCCTGTTTGTTTCCACACAAACTAGAGTCTGCGCTAACTCAAACCCTCATTAGCACAACCCTGTTTGTTTCTACACAAACAAGAGTCCACTTTAACTCGAGCCTCATTAACGCAACTCTATTTCCCTCCATGCAAATGAGAGTCCACGCGTGTTAACTCTAGTCCTCACGTATGCTCACACACAAATGAGAGCCTTCTTTCCCTCGACCTCGTTCACTGCCATGTGAAGCGATGAACCTCGTTCATTTTCTTGTGCGAATCACACACTTACACATCATATGCTCATTCTTATCATGCTCGTGTGCATTCTCGAACCCATACATCATAGTCAAACATACTCGGCACCATTCACATATACATCATCATGTATAATGCACCTCATACATTCATATCGGCGCAAGTCATATACGTTTGCcaaatacaacaagcattctacaggCACAGCTTCTAACTTTATTTTGCAACTACTGTGTGATTTGAGAACTTCCCCACCCCTCGGTGATACTGACTTTGAAAAGATTGGAGTCCTCCTTGCTTGTAGAGTTCGTGGACTTATAAGGGCACGTCACTTATGCTTAATGACATCATGTTTATTACTCCTCAACCAAGAAACTCCTTTACTTAGGGActttggggacttgtacatacctccactaGTATGCCTAATTtactatgtcaccaagcataattgaCACCCTTTTGGTGGGGGCATGAGTCATGGTGGGACCCGATCACGGCATGCATCTTGTAGCTCGACATCCAAGTTATCCCATAGTGGTCGAAGGTGGTCAAGACCTTGCTAGGAGGCCACTCTCCTGGCCTTACCAAGATGCCTTCATGACAAGAATTTCTATACTAGAAAAGAACTTTGTGTCCCACACTGAAAAACATGTAAAAGAATGAGCTTCCCTTCCCTATAAAAGgggactccttcccacttagaaaatcatcccattacatcttttgtaatcctctTCAGCCGCAAGGCTCAAACGCATAGCGAaaactttcaagtggacgtaccCTCCCCAAATCggaaggtgaaccactatacttatTGTCTTCACTTACTCTATCTTTTCTCTCTAACGTTTATGAGATCCTCCGGTCCTCAACATTAAcattgatagctaaatttataagctattgattttccttattcacacTTAAGATTGTCAATTGTAGCAAGGGTAAACAAGGGTCTTTCCCGCAGAGGACTAAGGTTATAACTACTCAAAACAATGTCACAAAAGTGACCACTGTTCCTAGCGAACAGCAGtcgaaaatataattaaaacctaacctaaactattcagaaaattatgaaaatttacagagatatACTAGACACAATGGGCGTCTAGGATACAAAATTTAGGAATATTCAGAATTGATTTACTATATTAAACAAATACGAAAATATAGAGTACAGAAgctaaaaataacaaaaactggTTTTAAGatggtttgaaaacaatatgatgaag
It encodes:
- the LOC112163794 gene encoding uncharacterized protein LOC112163794 → MDKSWINEDRDTLKYQLGVENFFIFAEENASNRKRIPCPCSRCVNFKKKSSKVIRGHLYDYGFCLSYTSWIWHGEPSLSSFGSTPGGFGANQNHQVGSETVDMCQAAFNEGDYDEESFEFNKFVEDAERPLFENSECTKLDSLVQLHNLKARFGMSDTCFSELLSTVGSLLPKDNVLPQSLYEAKKTLSNLGLQYEKIHACPNDCILYRKEFSVEIICPKCGLSRWKLKKDKTVKVGQPAKVLWYFPIIPRFKRLFKSADTAEMLNWHEDKRIKDGHMRHPADSPAWKLVDYKWPDFAAESRNLRLALSADGINPHSSLSSRYSCWPVILVTYNLPPWLCMKRKFMMLSLLISGPKQPGNDIDIYLEPLIDDLQSLWQGVHDVYDAHRREYFSLRAVLLWTINNFPAYGNLSGCTTKGYKACPICGDKTSATHLPHSRKMSYSCHRKYLPRHHPYRRQKKLLIMSKNLKLHLHRYPERMC